From Bacillus oleivorans:
AGTTCATATACTCTATAGAGGAATAAAGCATAACCCAAAACAAGACCCATCCTGCCTGTCTTAATTTTGCTTGCGGAAAATGACCTAAATAAATAAGAAGAGTTGACGGATAAACAATAAACATAATCATAAGCGAAATAATCGTGTGATTTCGAAGAATGTTTTCGGCAAAAATCGTTTCTTGGTAAGTCCACAGCCAATGATTATAAAGTAAATAACTTTTTAAAAGATCGCCTACCCAAAAGAATAAGATGGTGGGATAATAATCACGCCAATTTTTCCAATCTCCCCATTTAATCGCTGCTAATAGGAAGAGGAAGTTAAATATCAAATGCATGAGTGATACTCCTGATTATTTTATACATTTTTATCCTTTTATTGCCGATTTCATACTCCCCAATAAAACTTTTGCGTCTTCTAGGTTCAGTAATCTTACAAAATTACCGCATTTCGAAAAAATAACACATATTTTAGTATTTATATAGTACCATTTTACTAGCGTAATAATTATATATTTCAAATGAAATGGGGTATGGAAATGAAGTATTTGGTATTGCTTCATGTTTTATCAGCTATCATAGGGGTGGGGCCGACGTTTTTTTCACATGTCCTTCTAAGAAAAAACCAATCTATTGAGAGTTTGCGTTTGACCGCGCCGTTATTGAAGAAGCTCGAGTTTTTCCCGAAAATTGGCGGTACGATAGCAGTTTTATCAGGACTCGCCCTCTTCTTTTTAGGCGAGTATGGCTCCTTCCTTCAGCTATGGTTGATCGGCTCACTGATCCTGTACATATTCATTCAAATTGTCGTCATCGGTATGGTTACACCACAAATGAATAAACTGAACACTTGGTTAAACGATCCGAAAAACGCAGCTGCCACTGGAACACTGCCTGAAGAACCAACGTCTTATTTATCAAAAGCGAACCAATATTTTTATGTGGCGAGCGGAATGGGAACGCTTTTGTTTATTTTTATGATTTTAAAACCGGTAATTAGTTAGAAACTCCATTTTTTAGGTTAAATTCGGGAAGAATGACCGGGTGACGGGCACAATTGGTTTTGTCTTGATGATTTTCTGTAGGGACATACGATCCGTTATTTTTACGAAAATGCCCGTTTTAGAAAATTACCGGACATACGTTCCCTTATTTGAAGTGAATCATTCAAGAATTGTACGTTTTTGCCCGAATAAAGGAACGAGTGTCCGCAAATTTTGAAATTCTACGATTTTTTCAAAGATAACGGAACCTATGTCCTTTAGCAAATCCGCCATACTTTGTACAACTTACGAAAGTTGGGTAAGAAACAAAAAAGGATTGGGAACCACAAATTCCCCAATCCTTTTTTATAAATCCACACTGCCATTCCGGTTATATTTCTGGTGAAAATAACGCTGGAGTCCCTCACCCGTTAAATATATCGCAATCATCGTAATCGAAATCGCCCCGACCGCAGATAATGGAATCCATTCGTGGACCCGGATTAAGCCAAGTAAGTCATTAAAATACATCGGCCATGCGATCGAGTCACTCATGAGCTTATAATACCCGCCTAGCTGCGATTCATAAGTATGCTGAATAAAGATTCCTATTACCCCAAATTGAGCTAGAAGGAAGAGGATCCTGCCTGCATCAAAGGTTAGGTTGGTAAATAGATGCGGCTGTAAAAAGGGCCAGAAATATTTAAAAAAGAGTTTTGGCTTTGTACAACCTGATACAATTCCGCTTTCAACAAATGATTTTTTCCCGATTTCCACTAGAGACTGATGGAATAGCTTACCGATCCTCCCTACATCAATAAAAGCAATGACGGCAACCATCCAAATCGGCCTTACATCAGAAAAAATAATAATCGGAAAACCGATAAATATTGAAATTAAAAATACTGGAGGCATGCTCATTGAAAATTGATAAAAACAGTTTAAAATAAACCGGATCACCCTTGAATAATAAGCACCAATTCCAAGCGGAACAGCTATAAGATACCTTAAAATCAGGATGGCAAATACCATAAATAAAGTCTCTTTAGCCCCCATTAACAGCATGCTAAGAAAATCTACCCCGGCCCAATCGGAACCAAGCGGAAATTCTGCAGAAGGCTCATAGGGCGGAACATGGATGACTCCCTCTTCATCTTTATACATCACATTTTGTGTTAATTCAGCATCCACAAATGGAAGGTAGGGGGCAAGAAAAGTGAGTAATAGAATAAGAGAAAGCATGGTTCCACCTACAAGCAAATGATAGTTTTTCATTCAGTCTCCCCTCTCCCATCCGGTGTAATAGAGGCAGTGCTAACAGCTGCTATTGCCCTCGCAATAAATATGATCAACGTAAAGAAGATCGTATAAAGCAATGCCTGTATGTAATTAATCGAAAATTGCTGGCCAACTGTAAATGTAAAAGGCGGACTGACAGACACAAAGAAAAAGTAGGCAGCTCCGCGAAACCCGGTTAATAGCTCTACAATAAACAGGTTCGATAATACGTAGAGAACCACTGTATCAAAATGACTTAAAATGACTGGCAGGGCATTTTTTAGAACATGGGTTAAAATAATTTTATTGGTTCCTGTTCCTTTTGCCTTTGCTGTTCGTATGTAATCAAAGCTCATTTCACTTTCAAGCGAAATAAAGGTGGCCCTTGCCGTATAAAAAAATGGATAGATTGCGAGAAAAATAATGCAATATACATAGTTTTGGATATAATCATCACCGGTTAAGTGGACTTCACTTAATATTCCTTCCTTGTATAAAAAAATAAGAAAGAATTGAATCATAACGATAAAAAACAAATCCGGCAATGAGATCGAGAGCCATGTCAATGGTTTCCCAAATAGGTTTAACTTGTTTTTTCTGTATTTAAAATCAAATGCACCCTTTATAATCCCGCCTAAAAAGCCGATTATAATTGCAGGGACAACGATGATGAGGCTTTTTAACACGGAATCCGAAACATGTTCAATTATCGGTTTTTCATAGACCTGGATTTCCTCAAGATCACCATTCGTAAAGGAAGCAAAAAAAGAAAGAAACTGTTCTTTATGAAGTTCGAAGGAATAGGTCGGCTTGGCTGCTAAAAACATGCCACCTCTTCCTCCCTCGTATTCTACTGTTCTCGGAATTGTTAAAAGAATGATAAGGACAAGCGTCATAATCCCCCAAATAAGCAGCTGTTTCAAAAGAATCGGTGTTAATCTCAGATGAATCCCCCCAATTTGAAAATTTCGACATTTTTTTACATCATAACATGGATTAATAAGGCAGGAAAGTTATTCCTGTAGAATTTTGGAAAAACTTTAGGAGAAATTAACTAGCTTCTTTATGCGCATCGTTATTTTGCAAATGTAAAAAACTCGCTTAAAGCGAGTTTTAGGCTGTCGAAAAATTTTCGATAACCTTTTATTTCACTATAATAAAAGGCTTTCAACAGGTTTGTTGATTTGCACTCCAGGCGCTTCGCTTTCCGCGGGCGTGCCGGGGAGCCTCCTCGGCGCTTTAGCGCCTGCGGGGTCTCCCCTGCCCCGTACTCCCACTTTCCACTGCTACTTGATAAAAATACATTTTTTTCGTGAAAATTTTTTCTGATTCAGATCAAAACTACTGATATAGTGAGGCAGTGGAAATGAGTCTTCGCGCCTTCCGCTCCAATCAACAGGTGTCTTAAATAAGGACCTTTATCTCACAATAAATAATAAAATAAGTGGTGAATTTCAATATTTAAGCCAAAAGCAAAAATGCTTTATAAATTTAAAAAGGAAAAAATTGAGCTAAGCTTCGAGACTCAAAAGAGTTGCATGGGCTTCTCTACTGCCGGTTACGGGGATTGAAGAATGTAAGTGAATTGGCCCTCCTTCCTGCAGCAGGTCAAAATATAAAAAGGATTGCAACACACTTATCAAGGTTAGAAAAAGTGTGTTGCAATCCTTTAGGTTGATTTGCCTCCCTGTTGATTGGAGCGGAGGGCACTCGACTCCTGCGGGATAGAGAGGTCACTGGAGACCCTGCAGGCGCCAAGGCGCTGAGGAGGCTCCAGGACCTCCCCGCGGAAAGCGAGTGCCCGGAGCGGAAATCAACAGGCCGGTTTACAGAGACCATCAATTAATAAAAAATTGCCGAGAAAAATACCTTTTCTCGACAATCTGACTCGCTTAAAGCGAGTTTTTTTGGAAATGGATATTTGTTTGTTTATAGAATCGACTTACTTATCGAAGGCCTGATCCCCCAGCACTTTATAAGTAATATCATCACTAGGCGGATTATGAAGCCCCGCCCTAACGTCCCGGTAGTACTTTTCCAGCGGAGCACTCTTAGATAAACTATGTCCCCCAACCACTCTCATCGCCAAATCAACAACCTCTATTGCTGCATTGGTGACAGCTGTTTTGACTGCCATCAGGGCAGGACCCAACTCAAGCCGTGCGGTTCCATTTGTATCCCATAATGATGCCACATGATACATAAAATGGCGTGCATTCATTAACTGGAGATCCATTTGGGCAACCTTTCTTCTCACTTCAGGCACCTCACTGATGGGGTGCGGCATGCTATTGGGCTGATAATCCTTCGCAAACTGAACAGCATAATCACGTGCTGCCTGAGCAATCCCTAAATATACAGCAGGGATATGTAACAGCCATGCTTGCGGTATACTTTTCGCCGTTCCTTTCAAACTAACCATTGCATCGTGACTCACTAATACATGATCTAAAATTAAATCGTCACTTCTCGTACTCCTCATTCCGAGCGAATCCCATGTTTCTTCAATTTTGAGGCCTTCAGACTCCTTGGCAATAAGAAATTCGCCAATCGTATTTTTTTCTTCAATCCAGGCGGTGACAATAAAATAATCTAACGCAGGTGCTAAAGAAGTGAACGTTTTTCTACCTGAAATGACCCAACCTTCGTTTGTCTGTTTTGCTTCAGTCTCTGGCTTTCCGCCTCTCGCTGGGCTTCCAGTCTTTGGTTCGGTGGCCGCGCTATTAAGAAGAATCCCCTTTTGCACGGCCACTCGTGAAATCCATTCAAATTTGTCTGGTTCCCATTTTTGTGTTTCTTTTAACTGCAGAAAGAGTCCATTTTGCCACCCCAGACAAAGCGCCGTTGCTCCATCCCCTTTGGCAATTTCCTCTTGAACTAATAAAAAAGGATATAAAGAAAAATTAACGCCGCCATACTCTTCCATCACAGTCAGCTTTGTAAAACCTTCTTCTTTTAATCTTGTAAAATGATCAAAAGGAAAAGTTGCGCTGCGATCGTGTTCGATAGCAGTTTCCTTAAATTCTTCCGCCAACCTTTTTGCTTTTTCAACCCAAAACTGTTCAGTCTCATTTCGTATAAATAATGGTTGCACCATATAAACACATCCGTCTCGTAAGTCTCTTCCCTCTATTGTATATAAAAAACACAATAAAGGTAAGTAAACCAATCTATCTATAAGGTTAAAACTTCTTCACCATCGTCATTATAACTTTCATTTTATTCCAGTAGGTTATCTGATAAAATAAGGAAGATTCACTATATACATAAATATATGATAACTGTAAAGGAGAGATTGTATGTCAACGTTCCAACAGCAATTAGAAAAATATGCTGAACTGGCTGTTAAAGTTGGAGTTAACGTCCAAAAAGGTCAAACGTTAGTGGTAACCGCTACTTTTGACGCGCTTGAATTTGTCCGGGAAGTTGCCAAAAAAGCGTATGAAGCTGGAGCCAAACATGTTCAGGTCGACTGGTCAGACGATGAACTATCCCGGATTAAATATGAAATGGCACCTGAAGAGGCATTTACGGAATATCCCAAATGGAGAGCTAAGGAAAGAGAAGAATTGGCTGAAAACGGGGCTGCCTTTATGGCGATCGTTTCTTCAAGCCCTGATTTATTAAAAGGTGTAGACCCAGAAAGAATTGCTAATTTCCAAAAGGCTGCTGGTCAGGCATTAAGAAAATATCGTCAATACACGCAATCAGACAAAGTCGCCTGGACGGTTATTGCCGTTCCATCCAAAGCATGGGCTGACAAAGTCTTCCCTAATGACAGCAACAGCGTAGAAAAGCTTTGGGATGCCATCTTTAAAGCGGTCCGTGTTGATCAGGAAGACCCTGTTGCTGCCTGGAAAAAACATGACGAAACACTTTATCAAAAAGTTGATCATTTAAATAGCAAGCGCTTTAAAAAGCTTCATTATAAAGCAAAAGGAACTGATTTAGTAATTGAACTCCATGAAAAACACCTATGGGTTGGTGCTGGAAGCGAAGATCCAAACGGCGTATCCTTCATGGCTAATATGCCAACCGAAGAGGTCTTTACTGTGCCTTTAAGAGATGGTGTGAATGGAACCGTTTCGAGCACAAAACCTTTAAGCTATGGCGGTAATCTCATCGATAACTTTACCTTAACATTTGAAAACGGAAGAATCGTAGATGTAAAAGCAGAGCAAGGGGAAGATATTTTGAAAAAGCTTGTGGAAACGGATGAAGGCTCTCACTACTTAGGTGAAGTAGCACTTGTTCCACACAATTCTCCTATTTCACAATCTGGTTTACTTTTCTATAATACATTGTTTGACGAAAACGCATCGAATCACTTGGCAATCGGTAACGGGTATGCTTTCTGTGTCGAAGGCGGCAAAAAAATGAGTGATGAAGAGCTCGAGAAGCATGGCGTCAATTCAAGCATGACTCACGTCGACTTCATGATTGGTTCAGCGGAAATGGATATTGACGGAATCAAAGAAGACGGATCGGTTGAACCGATCTTCCGCAATGGGAATTGGGCATTTTAAAACAGTTTTTATAGGCAAACACCTATAAAGGTAAGTAGTTCCAATAATGTTTGAGAAAATTCAAAGTCACAAGTTAAATAACATACGAATTAGCAATACAAATAACAATGTAATTAGCACACAAAAAGCTTGAGGGAATTTTTCAAACCTCAAGTTTTTTGACTTTAATGTGGTATGTACCTTCTTTAAGTAAAGTTACCCGATAGTTTAAGTGAACTTTTTCACAATCTATCTTGATGTAAACTTAAAATGGAAAAGCATCCAAACTGGTTCATTTGGATGCTTTTTGTCTACAAATTAAAGACGAACACTATAAGATTTCGTTGAGAGTAATTATTTTTCAGTTGCTGTATTTCCCATTGATATAGAAATTCTATTCCAACTGTTAATTTGATTAATTATTAGAACAAGGTCAACATACTGTTTCTCGTCATAGTGTTCACGCACTCTTTGATAAAGCACGTCAGGAACACGTTTTGTCGGAATTAATGTCACATGCTCTGTCAACTCTAAAGCTACTTTTTCTGCTTCTGTATAGAATTCACACTCTTGCCAAGCACTAACACAGTATATTCTTTGTTCTGTTTCACCCATTTTTCGAGCATCTGCTGTATGCATATTCAAACAATATGCACAGCCGTTAATTTGAGAAGCCCGAATTTTTATAAGTTCACGAAGTTTACGGTCTATACCTGTTGTTTTCGTATACTTCTCCATTTCCATCATTATTTTAAGTGCTTCTGGTGCTACATTGTAATAATCAACTCGTTGTTCCAATTTCATTTCCTCCTTTTCTCCTATAAAATGAATTTCAGATGCTAATTAAAGACTAAATTAATCGTCGATTAACATTGTCTATAATATATGATATAATTATTTTTGTCAAAGGAATATGATTTATCCAAAAGAGTTTCTTTTAATTGACTAACACTCTAAATATTCCTAAGATAAAATTTGATAACCCTTAAAATCAAAAGCAGGTGAGTTTATATGCAGTATAGTGTCGGAGTTGAATATGCTTTACATTGTCTGGTTTATTTAATTGATGTTCCTTCCAAGGAAAGTATTGGGATAAAAGATTTGGCAGAATTCCAAGGACTTTCTGAGACATTTCTTTCAAAAGTTTTCGGTAAATTATCTAAGGCTGGCATTGTAATTTCTGTCCCTGGTGTAAAGGGAGGATATAGGTTATCTAAGTCCCCAGAAGATATTTCCTTTTGGGATGTAATTGAAGCAGTTGAAGGTCCTAAGCCTATTTTTCAATGTAAAAATATTAAAGATAATGGTTATTTGTATAGAGAAAACTGCTGTTCAGCCCCTTCCTCTTGCACCATTAATTTAGTTATGCTCTCTGCGGAAGAAAAAATGCGTGATTTTTTGCGTAGTAAAA
This genomic window contains:
- a CDS encoding CBO0543 family protein, which gives rise to MHLIFNFLFLLAAIKWGDWKNWRDYYPTILFFWVGDLLKSYLLYNHWLWTYQETIFAENILRNHTIISLMIMFIVYPSTLLIYLGHFPQAKLRQAGWVLFWVMLYSSIEYMNLHYLHLIRHFNGWNIIWSIIFNMIMFTILRVHYKKPIWAWGLSVIWIIFLLNVFDVPVDKMK
- a CDS encoding DUF2269 family protein, which encodes MKYLVLLHVLSAIIGVGPTFFSHVLLRKNQSIESLRLTAPLLKKLEFFPKIGGTIAVLSGLALFFLGEYGSFLQLWLIGSLILYIFIQIVVIGMVTPQMNKLNTWLNDPKNAAATGTLPEEPTSYLSKANQYFYVASGMGTLLFIFMILKPVIS
- a CDS encoding ABC transporter permease, producing the protein MKNYHLLVGGTMLSLILLLTFLAPYLPFVDAELTQNVMYKDEEGVIHVPPYEPSAEFPLGSDWAGVDFLSMLLMGAKETLFMVFAILILRYLIAVPLGIGAYYSRVIRFILNCFYQFSMSMPPVFLISIFIGFPIIIFSDVRPIWMVAVIAFIDVGRIGKLFHQSLVEIGKKSFVESGIVSGCTKPKLFFKYFWPFLQPHLFTNLTFDAGRILFLLAQFGVIGIFIQHTYESQLGGYYKLMSDSIAWPMYFNDLLGLIRVHEWIPLSAVGAISITMIAIYLTGEGLQRYFHQKYNRNGSVDL
- a CDS encoding ABC transporter permease subunit, with product MTLVLIILLTIPRTVEYEGGRGGMFLAAKPTYSFELHKEQFLSFFASFTNGDLEEIQVYEKPIIEHVSDSVLKSLIIVVPAIIIGFLGGIIKGAFDFKYRKNKLNLFGKPLTWLSISLPDLFFIVMIQFFLIFLYKEGILSEVHLTGDDYIQNYVYCIIFLAIYPFFYTARATFISLESEMSFDYIRTAKAKGTGTNKIILTHVLKNALPVILSHFDTVVLYVLSNLFIVELLTGFRGAAYFFFVSVSPPFTFTVGQQFSINYIQALLYTIFFTLIIFIARAIAAVSTASITPDGRGETE
- a CDS encoding acyl-CoA dehydrogenase family protein, which produces MVQPLFIRNETEQFWVEKAKRLAEEFKETAIEHDRSATFPFDHFTRLKEEGFTKLTVMEEYGGVNFSLYPFLLVQEEIAKGDGATALCLGWQNGLFLQLKETQKWEPDKFEWISRVAVQKGILLNSAATEPKTGSPARGGKPETEAKQTNEGWVISGRKTFTSLAPALDYFIVTAWIEEKNTIGEFLIAKESEGLKIEETWDSLGMRSTRSDDLILDHVLVSHDAMVSLKGTAKSIPQAWLLHIPAVYLGIAQAARDYAVQFAKDYQPNSMPHPISEVPEVRRKVAQMDLQLMNARHFMYHVASLWDTNGTARLELGPALMAVKTAVTNAAIEVVDLAMRVVGGHSLSKSAPLEKYYRDVRAGLHNPPSDDITYKVLGDQAFDK
- a CDS encoding aminopeptidase, translated to MSTFQQQLEKYAELAVKVGVNVQKGQTLVVTATFDALEFVREVAKKAYEAGAKHVQVDWSDDELSRIKYEMAPEEAFTEYPKWRAKEREELAENGAAFMAIVSSSPDLLKGVDPERIANFQKAAGQALRKYRQYTQSDKVAWTVIAVPSKAWADKVFPNDSNSVEKLWDAIFKAVRVDQEDPVAAWKKHDETLYQKVDHLNSKRFKKLHYKAKGTDLVIELHEKHLWVGAGSEDPNGVSFMANMPTEEVFTVPLRDGVNGTVSSTKPLSYGGNLIDNFTLTFENGRIVDVKAEQGEDILKKLVETDEGSHYLGEVALVPHNSPISQSGLLFYNTLFDENASNHLAIGNGYAFCVEGGKKMSDEELEKHGVNSSMTHVDFMIGSAEMDIDGIKEDGSVEPIFRNGNWAF
- a CDS encoding carboxymuconolactone decarboxylase family protein, translating into MEQRVDYYNVAPEALKIMMEMEKYTKTTGIDRKLRELIKIRASQINGCAYCLNMHTADARKMGETEQRIYCVSAWQECEFYTEAEKVALELTEHVTLIPTKRVPDVLYQRVREHYDEKQYVDLVLIINQINSWNRISISMGNTATEK
- a CDS encoding RrF2 family transcriptional regulator encodes the protein MQYSVGVEYALHCLVYLIDVPSKESIGIKDLAEFQGLSETFLSKVFGKLSKAGIVISVPGVKGGYRLSKSPEDISFWDVIEAVEGPKPIFQCKNIKDNGYLYRENCCSAPSSCTINLVMLSAEEKMRDFLRSKTLSWLNEELERTLPKQIREDTRKYFSKSNI